A genomic segment from Dermatobacter hominis encodes:
- a CDS encoding haloalkane dehalogenase → METVRTPDERFADLPDFPFEPRYAEVPTFDPADADGATLRVAYLDEGPADAAPVLLMHGEPSWSFLYRHVIPVLVERGHRVVAPDLVGFGRSDKPTDKGSYTYARHVAWMEDLLVRQLDLRDVTFFGQDWGGLVGLRVVAAHPERFARLVVGNTGLPEGTGRVTEAFLNWQRFSQETEVFPVGAIIDGGTATDLPPEVVAAYDAPFPDDTYLAGARIFPTLVPTTPDDPGGLANVEAWKVLERFDRPVLCTFSDRDPITKGGDKPFRERIPGAAGQPHTTIEGGGHFLQEDKGPELAAVIDVFIRATR, encoded by the coding sequence ATGGAGACCGTCCGCACACCCGACGAGCGCTTCGCCGACCTTCCCGACTTCCCGTTCGAGCCGCGCTACGCCGAGGTCCCGACCTTCGACCCGGCCGACGCCGACGGCGCCACGCTGCGGGTCGCCTACCTCGACGAGGGACCGGCCGACGCCGCACCGGTGCTGCTGATGCACGGCGAGCCGTCGTGGTCGTTCCTGTACCGGCACGTGATCCCGGTCCTCGTCGAGCGGGGCCACCGGGTCGTCGCCCCGGACCTGGTCGGCTTCGGTCGCAGCGACAAGCCGACCGACAAGGGCAGCTACACCTACGCGCGGCACGTCGCCTGGATGGAGGACCTGCTGGTCCGCCAGCTCGACCTGCGCGACGTCACCTTCTTCGGCCAGGACTGGGGCGGCCTGGTCGGGCTGCGCGTCGTCGCCGCGCACCCCGAGCGGTTCGCCCGGCTGGTCGTCGGCAACACCGGCCTGCCCGAGGGGACCGGCCGGGTCACCGAGGCCTTCCTGAACTGGCAGCGCTTCTCGCAGGAGACCGAGGTGTTCCCCGTCGGCGCCATCATCGACGGCGGGACCGCCACCGACCTGCCGCCCGAGGTCGTCGCCGCCTATGACGCCCCGTTCCCCGACGACACGTACCTCGCCGGGGCCCGCATCTTCCCCACGCTCGTCCCCACGACGCCCGACGACCCGGGCGGGCTGGCCAACGTCGAGGCCTGGAAGGTGCTCGAGCGGTTCGACCGTCCGGTGCTGTGCACGTTCAGCGACCGGGACCCGATCACCAAGGGCGGCGACAAGCCGTTCCGCGAGCGGATCCCCGGCGCCGCGGGCCAGCCGCACACGACGATCGAGGGCGGCGGCCACTTCCTCCAGGAGGACAAGGGCCCCGAGCTCGCGGCCGTGATCGACGTCTTCATCCGCGCCACGCGCTGA
- a CDS encoding DMT family transporter, translating into MALAIVLSIVAAMLFALASVLQQRGTSTISDDDALGAGMLASLVRRPVWVAGICADIAGFGVQAWALAVGSLLLVQPLLVTTLLFALPLAAWANKRRLTLEEWAWSGVLIVSLALFVILGEPTAGLDRPPFPSWLPALVICTPLVATCVWSAGSLPHGTKRSLVLAVAAGVLLGLSAPLTKSGIDGFSDGIVAGLTTWELWGMAITASLGTFWQQSSYQAGDVQTSLPTVTVLKPIVAMALGLTAYQEHLKIEGAQDALLLAALVGMVLATIKLGRLAAPAVEGGTPATAPARAARP; encoded by the coding sequence ATGGCCCTCGCCATCGTCCTCTCGATCGTCGCCGCGATGCTCTTCGCGCTCGCCTCGGTCCTGCAGCAGCGCGGCACGAGCACGATCAGCGACGACGACGCGCTCGGCGCCGGGATGCTCGCCTCGCTCGTCCGCCGGCCCGTCTGGGTCGCCGGCATCTGCGCCGACATCGCCGGCTTCGGTGTGCAGGCCTGGGCGCTCGCGGTCGGCAGCCTGCTGCTCGTCCAGCCGCTGCTCGTCACGACGCTGCTGTTCGCCCTGCCGCTGGCGGCGTGGGCCAACAAGCGCCGCCTGACGCTCGAGGAGTGGGCGTGGTCGGGTGTGCTGATCGTTTCGCTCGCCCTCTTCGTCATCCTCGGCGAGCCGACGGCCGGCCTCGACCGCCCGCCGTTCCCGTCGTGGCTGCCGGCGCTGGTCATCTGCACCCCGCTGGTCGCGACCTGCGTCTGGTCGGCGGGCTCGCTGCCGCACGGCACCAAGCGCTCGCTCGTGCTGGCCGTGGCCGCCGGCGTGCTGCTCGGGCTGTCGGCGCCGCTGACCAAGTCGGGCATCGACGGCTTCAGCGACGGCATCGTGGCCGGCCTCACGACGTGGGAGCTGTGGGGCATGGCGATCACGGCCAGCTTGGGCACGTTCTGGCAGCAGTCCAGCTACCAGGCGGGCGACGTGCAGACCAGCCTCCCGACGGTCACGGTCCTCAAGCCGATCGTGGCCATGGCGCTCGGGCTGACCGCCTACCAGGAGCACCTGAAGATCGAGGGGGCGCAGGACGCGCTGCTGCTCGCCGCGCTCGTCGGCATGGTCCTGGCGACCATCAAGCTCGGCCGGCTCGCCGCACCGGCGGTCGAGGGCGGCACCCCGGCGACCGCCCCCGCCCGCGCCGCCCGACCCTGA
- a CDS encoding carotenoid 1,2-hydratase, which yields MTTTRTTQDPSTGTLDESTLQDTAHLLGLDLFDPSRIDPGTLATLTSRRNSPEEIATRMRRYLQHLLENPVSHVPDRSELWRTMLEHCDRLTPLQAYVMRNLMGSASNMGYDPMPSEVHLEFPRDDQVDLGAQVGWHFLVGSLWDADGNEYGIEFMLFEQAMFPPDFAKEVGLSPLDNLAVEVQFAISTRGDRHHQAEPLVTLGTSGLVRTNASPFSFSVGINSFESAGRDGLLPMRVRATGLDLGGDEPLALACDLRLDHGKGVLEQGDHGAMPSVAGVGTFYYSVPAIQLAAETGADGEPTSTISIDGRVIPIVRGELWFDHQWGFLSGMSTSEVIRASNSIGRPDPSGWDWFMTHLVGDRQVTMFAPHRSDFAAFYGCTGEDPPPEMVRRVGGTYMDADGATRMVWGTVHVDRWVKVEHTPRPDRYPATHTWHPDHYRFEFEDLPDDIATFTLTPIVEGGQSAFFANGVQICEGAVVVRDSSGTDIGRGFAEAVAFSDTLRDQLRLAGLPDDDATVALAAEPIPSPELAAANAAFVADHQDELARIVAEAKGLQFFMDPDPAPPAG from the coding sequence GTGACCACCACGCGCACGACCCAGGACCCGTCCACCGGCACGCTCGACGAGTCGACGTTGCAGGACACCGCCCACCTGCTGGGCCTCGACTTGTTCGACCCGTCGCGGATCGACCCGGGCACGCTCGCCACGCTGACCAGCCGGCGCAACAGCCCCGAGGAGATCGCCACGCGGATGCGCCGCTACCTCCAGCACCTGCTGGAGAACCCGGTCAGCCACGTCCCGGACCGCAGCGAGCTGTGGCGGACGATGCTCGAGCACTGCGACCGGCTCACGCCGCTGCAGGCCTACGTCATGCGCAACCTGATGGGCAGCGCGTCGAACATGGGCTACGACCCGATGCCGTCCGAGGTGCACCTGGAGTTCCCCCGCGACGACCAGGTCGACCTGGGCGCGCAGGTCGGGTGGCACTTCCTCGTCGGCAGCCTGTGGGACGCCGACGGCAACGAGTACGGCATCGAGTTCATGCTGTTCGAGCAGGCGATGTTCCCGCCCGACTTCGCCAAGGAGGTCGGCCTCTCCCCGCTCGACAACCTGGCGGTCGAGGTCCAGTTCGCCATCAGCACCCGTGGCGACCGCCACCACCAGGCCGAGCCGCTGGTCACGCTCGGCACCAGCGGGCTGGTCCGCACCAACGCGTCGCCCTTCTCGTTCAGCGTCGGCATCAACTCGTTCGAGTCGGCGGGCCGCGACGGCCTGCTCCCCATGCGGGTCCGGGCCACCGGCCTCGACCTCGGGGGCGACGAGCCGCTCGCGCTCGCGTGCGACCTCCGGCTGGACCACGGCAAGGGCGTCCTGGAGCAGGGCGACCACGGCGCCATGCCGTCGGTCGCCGGCGTCGGCACCTTCTACTACTCGGTCCCCGCGATCCAGCTCGCCGCCGAGACCGGCGCCGACGGCGAGCCGACGAGCACGATCTCGATCGACGGCAGGGTCATCCCGATCGTCCGGGGCGAGCTCTGGTTCGACCACCAGTGGGGCTTCCTGTCCGGCATGTCGACGAGCGAGGTCATCCGTGCGTCGAACTCGATCGGTCGACCCGATCCGTCGGGCTGGGACTGGTTCATGACGCACCTCGTGGGCGACCGCCAGGTGACGATGTTCGCCCCGCACCGCTCGGACTTCGCTGCGTTCTACGGCTGCACCGGCGAGGATCCGCCGCCCGAGATGGTGCGGCGCGTCGGGGGCACCTACATGGACGCCGACGGCGCCACCCGGATGGTGTGGGGCACCGTCCACGTCGACCGCTGGGTGAAGGTGGAGCACACCCCGCGACCCGACCGGTACCCGGCGACCCACACGTGGCACCCGGACCACTACCGGTTCGAGTTCGAGGACCTGCCCGACGACATCGCCACCTTCACGCTCACCCCGATCGTCGAGGGCGGCCAGTCGGCGTTCTTCGCCAACGGCGTGCAGATCTGCGAGGGCGCGGTGGTCGTCCGGGACTCGTCGGGCACCGACATCGGCCGCGGCTTCGCCGAGGCGGTCGCCTTCTCCGACACGCTGCGCGACCAGCTGCGGCTCGCCGGGCTGCCCGACGACGACGCGACGGTCGCGCTCGCGGCGGAGCCGATCCCGTCGCCGGAGCTCGCCGCCGCCAACGCCGCGTTCGTGGCCGACCACCAGGACGAGCTGGCCCGCATCGTGGCCGAGGCCAAGGGGCTGCAGTTCTTCATGGACCCGGACCCCGCGCCGCCCGCCGGCTGA
- a CDS encoding DUF2237 family protein, producing the protein MQHPSQSDPSSAGSEVERNVLGGPLQECGTEPLTGFFRDGCCRTGPEDLGSHTICAVVSAEFLEHQRSIGNDLVTPAPMYRFPGLVPGDRWCVTAVNWLRAHRDGAAAPVVLASTNERVLDLVPLDVLRQHAVDVPDDLGSLDD; encoded by the coding sequence GTGCAGCACCCGTCGCAGTCCGACCCGTCGAGCGCCGGCTCCGAGGTGGAGCGCAACGTGCTCGGCGGCCCGCTCCAGGAGTGCGGCACCGAGCCGCTCACCGGCTTCTTCCGCGACGGCTGCTGCCGGACCGGTCCCGAGGACCTCGGCAGCCACACGATCTGCGCGGTCGTCTCGGCCGAGTTCCTCGAGCACCAGCGCTCGATCGGCAACGACCTGGTCACGCCGGCCCCGATGTACCGCTTCCCGGGACTCGTGCCGGGCGACCGCTGGTGCGTGACCGCCGTCAACTGGCTCCGCGCCCACCGGGACGGCGCCGCGGCACCGGTCGTGCTGGCGTCGACCAACGAGCGCGTGCTCGATCTCGTCCCGCTCGACGTGCTGCGCCAGCACGCCGTCGACGTCCCCGACGACCTCGGCAGCCTCGACGACTGA